In the Gemmatimonadaceae bacterium genome, one interval contains:
- a CDS encoding ATP-binding protein gives MNLPAELFPHSLDWFLHIALPVLGAIAVLFMAVAIRRERRQAASNAERSRELERLSSDLIRSNRMKSEFLANVSHELRTPLNAIVGFIDLLREGVYGELTPRQSVPVERIEASANHLRILVDQVLDLAKIAAGKLDVQPETIMLRLFLLDVTTEMESLASEKGLAISLTLGAALPTVRADPTHLRQILINLIGNACKYTDSGVIAIRAAVSDESDSPRLRLSTVKHWLSITVTDTGPGIPLVDQQRIFEEFEQIDAGSRTHSERRGTGLGLPISRRLAEAMGGDVTLESETGKGATFTLWLPLESGD, from the coding sequence ATGAACCTCCCAGCCGAACTCTTCCCCCACTCGCTCGACTGGTTCCTGCACATCGCGCTGCCGGTGCTCGGCGCGATCGCGGTGCTGTTTATGGCGGTCGCCATCCGCCGCGAGCGGCGCCAGGCCGCCAGCAACGCCGAGCGGTCGCGCGAGCTGGAGCGACTGTCGTCCGACCTGATCCGCTCGAACAGGATGAAGAGCGAGTTCCTCGCCAACGTGTCGCACGAGCTTCGGACTCCGCTCAACGCGATCGTGGGATTCATCGATCTCCTGCGCGAAGGGGTGTATGGCGAGCTGACGCCCCGGCAGAGCGTGCCGGTCGAGCGGATCGAGGCGTCGGCGAACCACCTCCGGATCCTGGTCGATCAGGTGCTGGATCTCGCGAAGATCGCGGCCGGGAAACTGGACGTGCAGCCGGAGACGATCATGCTGCGGCTGTTTCTCCTCGACGTGACGACCGAGATGGAATCGCTCGCCAGCGAGAAGGGACTGGCGATATCGCTGACGCTCGGCGCCGCGCTGCCGACAGTGCGCGCGGATCCGACGCATCTCCGCCAGATCCTCATCAACCTCATCGGCAACGCGTGCAAGTACACGGACTCGGGCGTCATCGCGATTCGCGCGGCCGTGAGCGACGAGTCCGATTCCCCCAGACTACGCCTAAGCACCGTGAAGCACTGGCTCAGCATCACGGTAACCGATACCGGTCCGGGAATTCCGCTCGTGGATCAGCAGCGCATCTTCGAGGAGTTCGAGCAGATCGACGCGGGGTCGCGGACGCACTCCGAGCGGCGCGGCACGGGACTAGGCCTCCCCATCTCCCGCCGCCTGGCGGAAGCCATGGGCGGCGACGTGACTCTGGAGAGCGAGACGGGGAAGGGAGCCACTTTCACATTGTGGCTGCCACTGGAAAGTGGTGACTAG
- a CDS encoding ParB/RepB/Spo0J family partition protein, producing the protein MATEKPGRRLGRGLDALLGSASREQSAADGLRRIAISDIQPNPLQPRKEFAPQELAELQQSLSAHGMLQPVTVRTSQAGRGYELIAGERRFRAAIALGWKDIPALVKDVDDSTLLALALIENLQRADLNPIEEAEGYKRLTVDFGMTQAQVAELVGKSRPTVANLLRLLDLPQAVREMVQSGQLTAGHVRALLALKDDAEILAAARNIVDRQLNVRDVESTVRTATKRPKRQKKEPRNAGSAFTKSVEDKLRKQLQTDVKISADDKGRGELTIHFYSHEDFERILEAVGVRTEELL; encoded by the coding sequence GTGGCGACTGAAAAGCCCGGACGCAGACTCGGCAGGGGACTCGACGCCCTCCTCGGATCCGCCTCCCGGGAGCAGTCCGCAGCCGATGGACTACGCAGGATCGCGATCTCCGACATTCAGCCGAACCCTCTGCAGCCACGCAAGGAGTTCGCGCCCCAGGAGCTGGCCGAGCTCCAGCAGAGTCTCAGCGCCCACGGGATGTTGCAGCCGGTGACGGTGCGAACGTCGCAGGCAGGCCGCGGTTACGAGCTGATCGCGGGCGAGCGACGGTTCCGCGCGGCCATCGCACTCGGCTGGAAGGACATCCCGGCGCTCGTCAAGGACGTGGACGACTCGACGCTCCTCGCGCTCGCGCTCATCGAGAATCTGCAGCGCGCAGATCTCAATCCGATCGAGGAGGCGGAAGGGTACAAGCGCCTGACGGTGGATTTCGGGATGACCCAGGCACAGGTAGCGGAGCTCGTCGGCAAGAGTCGTCCGACCGTCGCCAACCTGCTGCGCCTGCTGGACCTCCCCCAGGCAGTCCGCGAGATGGTCCAATCGGGGCAGTTGACGGCAGGACATGTGCGCGCGCTGCTCGCGCTCAAGGACGACGCGGAGATCCTCGCCGCGGCGCGCAACATCGTCGACAGGCAGCTCAACGTACGCGACGTCGAGTCCACCGTCCGGACGGCGACGAAGCGTCCAAAAAGACAAAAAAAGGAACCCCGGAACGCCGGCTCGGCGTTCACGAAAAGCGTCGAGGACAAGCTCCGGAAACAGCTGCAGACCGACGTGAAAATCTCAGCCGACGACAAGGGCCGCGGGGAGCTGACGATCCACTTTTACTCCCATGAGGATTTCGAGCGAATCCTGGAAGCTGTGGGCGTTCGCACCGAAGAGCTGTTGTAG
- a CDS encoding serine/threonine-protein kinase: MARPSLVGTALAGYTLEQEVGEGGTSAVYRAQHPAHGHVALKVLREKLRQDKTAIARFLREAKYGARVQHPNVVRTIEIGQADTGEHFMAIEWAAGEILDRFARRAAPLNPDEASNVIRQIAAAVQAAHEAGVVHRDLKPENVMYDVAERKVKLLDFGIATDTDMSQDERLTRAGFFVGTLMYVAPEALSGELVGPAADQYSLATIAYLLLTGSLPYTARGPREMFTQLLTQPPKPLNQAREGCLYHPLVEEVVMRGLARQPHARYPSVTAFADALAEALLLPAPKEGLLAKVKGIFK; the protein is encoded by the coding sequence GTGGCCCGCCCCTCTTTGGTCGGAACGGCATTAGCCGGTTACACCCTCGAGCAGGAAGTGGGGGAAGGTGGAACGTCCGCGGTTTACCGCGCCCAGCACCCCGCTCACGGTCACGTTGCACTGAAGGTTCTCCGGGAAAAGCTGCGGCAGGACAAGACTGCGATCGCGCGCTTTCTGCGCGAGGCGAAGTACGGCGCGCGCGTACAGCATCCGAACGTGGTGCGCACGATCGAGATAGGCCAGGCTGATACGGGCGAGCATTTCATGGCCATCGAGTGGGCAGCGGGTGAGATCCTGGACCGCTTCGCGCGGCGGGCCGCCCCGCTCAATCCGGACGAAGCCTCCAACGTCATACGCCAGATCGCCGCGGCAGTTCAGGCGGCCCACGAAGCCGGCGTCGTGCACAGAGACCTCAAGCCGGAGAACGTCATGTACGACGTCGCCGAGCGCAAGGTCAAGCTGTTGGACTTCGGGATCGCTACCGACACGGACATGTCGCAGGACGAGCGTCTGACGCGCGCGGGGTTTTTCGTCGGGACTCTCATGTACGTGGCGCCGGAGGCGCTCTCCGGGGAGCTGGTCGGGCCCGCGGCGGATCAGTACAGCCTGGCGACGATCGCGTATCTGCTGCTCACGGGCAGCCTGCCGTACACCGCACGGGGTCCGCGCGAGATGTTCACGCAGCTGCTGACGCAGCCGCCGAAGCCGCTCAACCAAGCGCGCGAAGGTTGCCTGTACCACCCGCTCGTCGAAGAGGTGGTCATGCGCGGTTTGGCCCGCCAGCCGCACGCCCGGTACCCGAGCGTGACCGCGTTCGCGGATGCTCTGGCCGAAGCGCTGCTCCTGCCCGCACCGAAGGAAGGGCTGCTGGCGAAGGTGAAGGGAATCTTTAAGTGA
- a CDS encoding MFS transporter, with protein MHKPHPLPVETSAGDIIAVRAPARERWSWILYDFANTIFSMNVVSLFFVVWLVKDLGASNTVAMIGSVIASVLVAVSIPVFGAISDARQRRKPWVVWFTLAAVAATATIGILSQTIVPLSGESVIGGLPPGSAAASISGSALAVIIIAFIVANYAYQGALPFYNAMLPELAPASEWGRLSGMGTAIGYVGSITGVLIGTAFYTGSIPLLGDVPAALMTDLRAIVPFTEHGGRVSTFVPTAILILLFSLPLFFFCRDHRPAVEKRAVEWKKAFLDVIATFRESRKYPGATRFLVTSFLYQDAMGTIIGVMALYAVEAMGFSEGSEAILFVVLTVPAVLGSYAWGYLADRIGPKRTLVTVITSWIFLLTAMIFAPTQTSFWIVGVGIGLVYGGVAATERPLMLTLIPERDAGRFFGLMVLSARAAAIVGPMVWAVTVDGLMPSMGKGFAYRAGIVTVGLGMVLALWVMRRVPDRRAYSDQAYQAAGGV; from the coding sequence ATGCACAAGCCACATCCGCTTCCGGTAGAGACCAGCGCTGGTGACATAATCGCCGTTCGCGCGCCCGCGCGCGAACGCTGGAGCTGGATCCTCTACGATTTCGCGAACACGATCTTCTCGATGAACGTCGTGTCCCTGTTCTTCGTCGTGTGGCTGGTGAAGGATCTGGGCGCTTCCAACACCGTCGCGATGATCGGCTCGGTGATCGCGTCGGTCCTGGTCGCGGTCTCGATTCCGGTGTTCGGCGCCATCTCCGACGCGAGGCAGCGCCGCAAGCCGTGGGTAGTCTGGTTCACGCTGGCAGCCGTGGCCGCGACCGCTACCATCGGAATTCTGAGCCAGACGATTGTCCCCCTCTCGGGCGAAAGCGTCATAGGTGGTCTGCCGCCCGGGTCCGCGGCCGCCAGCATTTCCGGTTCGGCGCTGGCGGTGATCATCATCGCGTTCATCGTGGCCAACTACGCGTACCAGGGCGCGCTCCCGTTCTACAACGCGATGCTGCCGGAACTCGCGCCGGCCAGCGAGTGGGGAAGGCTGTCGGGCATGGGCACGGCGATCGGATACGTCGGATCGATCACCGGCGTGCTCATCGGCACTGCGTTCTACACGGGCTCGATACCGCTGCTCGGCGATGTGCCCGCGGCGCTGATGACCGACCTCCGCGCGATCGTGCCCTTCACGGAACACGGCGGGCGTGTTTCGACTTTCGTCCCGACCGCGATCCTCATTCTGCTGTTCTCGCTGCCGCTTTTCTTCTTCTGCCGCGACCATCGGCCGGCGGTGGAGAAGCGAGCCGTCGAGTGGAAGAAAGCATTCCTGGACGTGATCGCCACGTTCCGCGAGTCGCGCAAATATCCGGGTGCCACGCGCTTTCTCGTCACCTCGTTCCTCTACCAGGACGCAATGGGGACGATCATAGGAGTGATGGCGCTGTACGCCGTGGAAGCGATGGGATTCTCCGAGGGCAGCGAAGCGATCCTGTTCGTGGTGCTCACGGTTCCGGCCGTGCTCGGGAGCTATGCGTGGGGGTATCTCGCGGACCGAATCGGGCCCAAGCGCACACTCGTCACAGTGATCACGTCGTGGATATTCCTGTTGACCGCGATGATCTTCGCGCCCACCCAGACTTCGTTCTGGATCGTCGGTGTCGGCATCGGCCTGGTGTACGGCGGGGTCGCCGCGACCGAGCGGCCGCTCATGCTGACGCTGATTCCTGAGCGCGACGCGGGCCGGTTTTTCGGGTTGATGGTGTTGTCGGCCCGCGCGGCCGCTATCGTCGGCCCGATGGTCTGGGCGGTCACTGTCGACGGGCTGATGCCGTCGATGGGTAAGGGCTTCGCTTACCGCGCTGGCATCGTCACGGTAGGGCTGGGGATGGTGCTCGCGCTCTGGGTGATGCGGCGGGTCCCGGATCGCCGGGCGTACTCGGACCAAGCGTACCAAGCCGCAGGAGGCGTATGA
- the polA gene encoding DNA polymerase I, with the protein MQLPEPPRLFLVDGYALIYRAFYALMARPLTTSKGENTSAVWGISNFLQRLVTAQKPEYLGWVHDSGLSFRHERYPAYKATREKLAEDLQADFDRGMMRICQLLDAYRIPILALDGYEADDVIGTLARRGTESGVSVVVVSGDKDFQQLVRPGVWILNPGRGGSAAVEEQWVGVENASERLGVPPGRVTDYLALVGDSSDNVPGVRGIGDKTARELVNTYGGLEDILARAGEITKKRPREALQEHAANARLSKELVTIREDLEIPLDLEALKLREPDRDQLRDLFVELEFHSLARDAAPAKRAPEPGLERRYTTVETVAHVKDVVARARKAGSFALDTETVIAAGDPPKIDPLRSKLIGISLAVAPGEAYYFPLRHRQHAAEQTDFLMDVSGDRSATDAPEDRGAVQGGDEATRVRPKKRAVKKIESIASRLLGGGATQPVNNLPPLDSPEMAPLRELLEDASISKSAQNAKFDLLALRKAGVNLRGLEFDTMLASYVLDPGRRSHGLDVLALEFLQHTMTSYEDLCGKGKEALRFDECPVEAARDYSCEDADITLRLRGVFEPQLEKFALKELLRDVEMPLVNVLAEMEWTGVAIDDDWFKSLKVRFERERKAVEQKIYEAAGTEFNIASNLQLREILFVKLGLPVLKKTSTGPSTDASVLQELAEAGHALPVLLMEYRELAKLENTYLDTLPELVNPQTGRLHTSFNQTVAATGRLSSSDPNLQNIPIRRELGREIRRGFVPEKGWTLIAADYSQIELRLLAHLSNDPAFVDAFHAGGDIHRQTASIIFEVPVAEVTPEMRARAKTINFATIYGQGPQALSRQLHIEHAEAKEFIAKYFERFQGIRAYLDSMVEFAREYGYVQTLFGRRRYIPELRDRNFNIRAFGERTAANSPIQGSAADLIKLAMIHIHRLLGERGLRTRMLLQVHDELVFEVPDDELDVAQTLVKHEMEHAAELSVPLVVDIGVGKNWMETKE; encoded by the coding sequence ATGCAGCTTCCGGAGCCGCCCCGGCTTTTCCTCGTTGACGGCTACGCCCTGATCTACCGCGCGTTCTACGCGCTCATGGCCAGACCGCTCACCACCAGCAAGGGCGAGAACACCTCCGCCGTCTGGGGAATCAGCAACTTCCTGCAGCGGCTCGTCACCGCGCAGAAGCCCGAGTACCTCGGCTGGGTTCACGACTCCGGCCTGTCGTTCAGGCACGAGCGCTATCCCGCGTACAAGGCGACGCGCGAGAAGCTCGCCGAGGACCTCCAGGCGGACTTCGACCGCGGGATGATGCGGATCTGCCAGCTGCTCGACGCGTACCGGATTCCGATACTCGCGCTGGACGGGTACGAGGCGGACGACGTCATCGGCACGTTGGCACGCCGCGGAACGGAGAGCGGTGTCAGCGTCGTGGTCGTCTCCGGTGACAAGGATTTCCAGCAGCTCGTGCGCCCGGGCGTGTGGATCCTCAATCCGGGTCGCGGCGGCTCCGCCGCGGTCGAGGAGCAGTGGGTCGGAGTCGAGAACGCGAGCGAGCGGCTCGGCGTGCCGCCCGGGCGCGTGACCGATTATCTCGCGCTCGTCGGCGACTCGTCGGACAACGTTCCGGGCGTGCGCGGCATCGGTGACAAGACGGCGCGCGAGCTGGTCAACACTTATGGCGGGCTGGAAGACATCCTGGCGCGGGCGGGCGAGATCACCAAAAAGCGGCCGCGCGAGGCGCTGCAGGAGCACGCGGCGAACGCGCGGCTGTCGAAGGAGCTGGTGACGATCCGCGAGGATCTCGAGATCCCGCTCGACCTCGAGGCGCTCAAGCTGCGCGAGCCGGACCGCGACCAGCTACGGGACCTGTTCGTCGAGCTGGAGTTCCATTCGCTCGCCAGGGACGCGGCACCGGCGAAGCGCGCTCCCGAGCCGGGACTCGAGCGGCGATACACCACCGTCGAGACGGTCGCGCACGTGAAGGACGTCGTCGCCAGAGCCCGGAAGGCCGGCTCGTTCGCGCTCGACACGGAAACCGTGATCGCGGCGGGTGACCCGCCCAAGATCGATCCGCTGCGGTCGAAGCTCATCGGGATCTCGCTCGCGGTCGCGCCGGGTGAGGCGTACTACTTCCCCCTGCGGCACCGGCAGCACGCGGCCGAGCAGACGGATTTTCTGATGGATGTCTCCGGCGACCGCTCGGCAACCGACGCCCCGGAGGACCGCGGTGCCGTACAGGGGGGAGACGAAGCGACGCGCGTGCGCCCGAAGAAGCGGGCAGTGAAGAAAATCGAGAGCATCGCGTCGCGGCTGCTCGGCGGAGGGGCGACGCAGCCGGTGAACAATCTTCCGCCGCTCGATTCTCCGGAGATGGCGCCGCTGCGGGAGCTGCTGGAGGACGCGTCGATCAGCAAGAGCGCGCAGAACGCCAAGTTCGATCTGCTGGCGCTGAGGAAAGCAGGAGTGAATCTCCGTGGTCTCGAGTTCGACACGATGCTCGCGAGCTACGTGCTCGACCCGGGGCGCCGCTCGCACGGGCTCGACGTGCTCGCGTTGGAGTTCCTGCAGCACACCATGACGTCGTACGAGGACCTGTGCGGGAAGGGAAAGGAAGCGCTGCGCTTCGACGAATGCCCGGTCGAGGCGGCGCGCGATTACTCGTGCGAGGACGCGGATATCACGCTCCGGCTGCGCGGGGTCTTCGAGCCGCAGCTCGAGAAGTTCGCGCTGAAGGAACTGCTGCGCGACGTCGAGATGCCGCTGGTGAACGTGCTCGCCGAGATGGAGTGGACCGGCGTCGCGATCGACGACGACTGGTTCAAGTCGCTCAAGGTCCGCTTCGAGCGCGAGCGCAAAGCGGTCGAGCAGAAGATCTACGAAGCCGCCGGCACCGAGTTCAACATCGCGTCGAACCTGCAGCTGCGCGAGATTTTGTTCGTGAAGCTGGGCCTGCCCGTGTTGAAGAAGACGTCGACCGGGCCGTCCACCGACGCGAGCGTGTTGCAGGAGCTGGCGGAAGCGGGACATGCGCTTCCCGTGCTGCTGATGGAATACCGCGAGCTGGCGAAGCTCGAGAACACCTATCTGGACACCCTGCCCGAGCTGGTGAATCCTCAGACGGGGCGGCTGCACACGTCGTTCAATCAGACGGTGGCCGCGACCGGGAGACTGTCGTCCAGCGATCCGAACCTGCAGAACATCCCCATCCGGCGGGAGCTGGGCCGGGAGATCAGGCGCGGGTTTGTCCCGGAGAAGGGCTGGACTCTGATCGCCGCGGATTACTCGCAGATCGAGCTGCGTTTACTCGCGCACCTGTCGAACGATCCCGCGTTCGTGGATGCGTTCCACGCCGGCGGCGACATCCACCGGCAGACCGCGTCCATCATCTTCGAGGTGCCCGTCGCGGAGGTGACCCCCGAGATGCGCGCGCGGGCGAAGACGATCAACTTCGCGACGATCTACGGGCAGGGGCCGCAGGCGCTGTCGCGGCAGCTGCACATCGAGCACGCCGAGGCGAAGGAATTCATCGCGAAGTACTTCGAGCGCTTCCAGGGGATCCGCGCTTACCTCGACTCGATGGTCGAGTTCGCGCGGGAGTACGGCTACGTGCAGACCCTCTTCGGCCGGCGGCGCTACATCCCCGAGCTGCGCGACAGGAACTTCAACATCCGCGCGTTCGGCGAGCGCACCGCGGCCAACTCACCGATCCAGGGCTCCGCCGCCGATCTGATCAAGCTCGCGATGATTCACATTCACCGGCTGCTCGGCGAGCGGGGGCTGCGGACGCGGATGCTGCTGCAGGTGCACGACGAGCTGGTGTTCGAGGTTCCGGATGACGAGCTCGATGTGGCGCAGACGTTGGTCAAGCACGAGATGGAGCACGCGGCCGAGCTGTCGGTGCCGCTGGTGGTGGATATCGGCGTCGGGAAGAACTGGATGGAGACGAAGGAGTAA
- a CDS encoding GWxTD domain-containing protein, whose product MTTITGLFRPLLLAALAAAFSGCAGSKPGLTTSRTLEVLPTDGALTDATRFYRAMGLASAHMPVSFVGKVSFFASPSPDTTIALVSVSIPTRSLTFAREGDVYRAQYAVQLRLNQAGGEVQRIDASEMVRVGNFRETTRTDESVIFQRYLRVPPGAYTFGFIVRDVGSTRTSADTLGVTVPRLGSGSVSSPLAVYQVQARQRLDSLPSALPSPRSTAVFGRDSSVVVYLEAYGDATVIPIRISVRNESGTMLWADTSNLGRRGGLLSGVVAIPVARLGVGVGYVLFTRLDTRDSSATPIFVSFGDELPVAPFEDMLMYLRFFAPPSRLAALRNAPPEQRAQLWIDFLRATDPDPVSPIHEGLRDYFGRIQVANDRFRAEGIAGWLSDRGMVYVSLGEPDEVAEQLVTVRDRRLGTASRVPVQIWVYRRHRTQLIFTDERQSGRWELTPESESQFRTLTSRLLAER is encoded by the coding sequence ATGACGACCATTACAGGACTCTTCCGGCCCCTGCTCCTGGCCGCCCTTGCAGCCGCCTTCTCCGGGTGCGCCGGGTCGAAACCCGGCCTCACGACGAGCCGCACTCTCGAGGTCCTGCCGACGGACGGGGCGCTGACCGATGCGACCCGGTTCTACCGGGCCATGGGACTGGCTTCGGCCCATATGCCCGTGTCCTTCGTCGGAAAGGTCTCGTTCTTTGCCTCGCCGAGCCCCGACACGACGATCGCTCTCGTGTCGGTCTCCATTCCGACGCGGTCGCTGACGTTCGCTCGCGAGGGCGACGTCTACCGCGCGCAGTACGCGGTGCAGCTGCGGCTCAACCAGGCTGGCGGCGAAGTGCAGCGGATCGACGCGTCCGAGATGGTGCGCGTCGGAAACTTCCGCGAGACGACGCGGACCGACGAGAGCGTGATCTTCCAGCGGTACCTCCGCGTTCCGCCGGGCGCCTACACCTTCGGATTCATCGTGCGCGACGTGGGCAGCACGCGCACGTCGGCCGACACTCTCGGAGTTACCGTCCCGCGGCTCGGCTCCGGATCGGTGTCGTCCCCGCTCGCGGTCTATCAGGTGCAGGCGAGACAACGGCTGGATTCGCTGCCGAGCGCGCTCCCGAGCCCGCGGTCGACGGCCGTCTTCGGCCGCGACTCGAGTGTGGTCGTCTATCTCGAGGCTTACGGCGACGCTACCGTGATTCCTATTCGCATCAGCGTGCGCAACGAATCCGGCACGATGCTGTGGGCGGACACTTCCAACCTCGGGCGCCGCGGCGGGCTGCTTAGCGGGGTCGTAGCGATCCCGGTCGCGCGACTCGGCGTCGGTGTCGGCTACGTCTTGTTCACGCGGTTGGACACGAGGGACAGCAGCGCGACACCGATCTTCGTGAGCTTCGGCGACGAGTTGCCGGTAGCGCCGTTCGAGGACATGCTGATGTACCTGCGCTTCTTCGCCCCGCCGTCGCGGCTGGCCGCTCTCCGAAACGCGCCGCCCGAGCAGCGCGCGCAGCTGTGGATCGATTTTCTCCGCGCGACCGATCCGGATCCGGTCAGTCCGATCCACGAGGGATTGCGCGATTACTTCGGCAGAATCCAGGTGGCGAACGACCGCTTTCGTGCGGAAGGCATCGCTGGATGGTTGTCCGACAGGGGGATGGTCTACGTCTCACTGGGCGAGCCCGATGAAGTCGCGGAGCAGCTGGTGACGGTGCGCGACCGGCGACTGGGCACGGCGTCGCGCGTCCCTGTGCAGATATGGGTGTACCGCCGCCACCGGACACAGTTGATCTTCACGGATGAGAGACAGTCCGGCCGGTGGGAGCTGACTCCCGAGAGCGAGAGCCAGTTCCGGACTCTCACCTCGAGGCTTCTGGCGGAGCGGTAA
- the pyrE gene encoding orotate phosphoribosyltransferase: protein MPTHERLVALLAEKSVLLGEFTLASGRRSDFYIDARLSTMSPEGLRLIGETGRGALERSGWNVDSVGGLTMGADPIAYAIAYASAESAKPLRAFAVRKEAKLHGTGKRVEGPFREGDVVAVIEDVITSGSSALSAIDAVEQEGGTVGGVLALLDREEGGAEQIEARGVRVITLTRASDVLRAARRR, encoded by the coding sequence ATGCCCACTCACGAGCGACTCGTCGCCCTGCTCGCGGAGAAATCGGTGCTGCTCGGAGAATTTACACTTGCATCCGGTCGGCGCTCGGACTTCTACATCGACGCGCGGCTGTCGACGATGAGCCCCGAAGGACTGCGTCTCATCGGCGAGACGGGACGCGGCGCGCTCGAGCGCTCGGGCTGGAACGTGGACTCGGTCGGCGGGCTCACGATGGGTGCGGACCCGATCGCGTACGCGATCGCTTACGCCAGCGCGGAGTCGGCGAAGCCGTTGCGCGCGTTTGCCGTGCGCAAGGAGGCCAAGCTACACGGCACCGGCAAGCGCGTCGAAGGCCCCTTCCGCGAAGGCGACGTCGTCGCGGTGATCGAGGACGTGATCACCAGCGGAAGCTCGGCGCTGTCGGCGATAGACGCGGTGGAACAGGAAGGTGGCACCGTCGGCGGTGTGCTCGCGCTGCTGGACAGGGAGGAAGGCGGCGCGGAGCAGATCGAGGCCCGCGGCGTTCGGGTTATCACTTTGACCCGCGCATCCGACGTGTTGCGCGCAGCCCGCAGGCGCTGA
- a CDS encoding Nif3-like dinuclear metal center hexameric protein, translating to MTGTKLSELVRHLDDLLETDSTPDYPNAVNGLQLANSGAVSKIAVAVDFSSRTVAGAVREGATLLLVHHGMFWSGLEPVRGTAYERMKQLIAGDLAVYSSHLPLDRHDKLGNNVLLAGELGLEPSGGFARFQTIDIGVRGEADIDTAELALRAASFSEKHGGTLRTTPIASGHRTRRWAICTGAGASSETLREAAEQEIDTLIVGEGAHWTAVSAADSGLAILYAGHYATETLGVRALAEHVSEKFSLPWTFLQHPTGL from the coding sequence ATGACCGGCACGAAGCTTTCCGAGCTGGTTCGCCACCTTGATGACCTGCTCGAAACAGACAGCACTCCCGACTACCCGAACGCGGTCAACGGCCTCCAGCTCGCCAACAGCGGCGCCGTGTCGAAGATCGCCGTAGCGGTGGATTTTTCGTCGCGGACCGTCGCCGGTGCCGTGCGCGAGGGGGCGACACTCCTGCTGGTGCATCACGGGATGTTCTGGAGCGGGCTCGAACCGGTCAGAGGAACGGCCTACGAGCGGATGAAGCAGCTCATCGCGGGCGACCTGGCCGTGTACTCGTCGCACCTCCCACTGGACCGGCACGACAAGCTCGGGAACAACGTCCTGCTGGCCGGCGAGCTCGGGCTTGAGCCTTCGGGCGGGTTCGCCCGCTTTCAGACGATCGACATCGGCGTGCGCGGCGAAGCCGACATCGACACCGCGGAGCTCGCGCTGCGCGCCGCGTCTTTTTCCGAGAAGCACGGCGGCACTCTGCGCACAACGCCGATTGCGAGCGGACATCGAACCCGCAGGTGGGCGATCTGCACAGGCGCGGGCGCGTCGAGTGAAACGTTACGCGAGGCCGCCGAGCAGGAGATCGATACGCTGATAGTGGGAGAGGGCGCGCACTGGACGGCGGTGAGCGCCGCCGACAGCGGGCTCGCGATTCTATACGCCGGTCACTACGCGACCGAGACGCTCGGTGTGCGCGCGCTCGCGGAGCACGTGAGCGAAAAGTTCTCGCTCCCCTGGACTTTCCTGCAACACCCTACGGGACTCTGA
- a CDS encoding helix-turn-helix domain-containing protein has translation MQKLVSQPAAGLAVSTMLNPAERARVDAASRGLYQLVHRDSLDDVLKDVRERRAGAVVFSVARYGILPTARIATIVREFPQVPAIALLTSTDEQTPLATLSLGHLGVRTLVDARAPRGWSELRDILMAERSSDLERDVLAQLALDLAGASRDCWRFFELLFSASPRVLVVRQLATELGVLPSTLLSRFFRAHLPAPKRYLSLARLIRAAKLFENAGFSVANVANHLEYSSPQSFGRHVRTVMNMSPVQFRKSFDAEKMTIFFREELVLPYREVLRTFSPVAVRPPWIRDPRNFRPRYQATS, from the coding sequence ATGCAGAAGCTCGTCAGTCAGCCGGCGGCGGGTCTCGCCGTCTCCACGATGCTCAATCCCGCCGAGCGCGCGCGCGTAGATGCCGCCAGCCGCGGACTCTACCAGCTCGTTCACCGCGATTCGCTCGACGACGTGCTCAAGGACGTGCGCGAGCGCCGCGCCGGCGCGGTCGTGTTCTCGGTGGCGCGGTACGGGATCCTTCCCACGGCCCGGATCGCCACGATCGTGCGCGAATTTCCGCAGGTGCCGGCAATCGCACTGCTCACCTCCACCGACGAGCAGACTCCGCTCGCGACCCTCTCGCTCGGCCACCTCGGAGTGCGCACGCTCGTGGACGCGCGCGCGCCGCGCGGCTGGAGCGAGCTGCGCGACATCCTCATGGCCGAGCGCTCGAGCGACCTGGAGCGCGACGTCCTGGCGCAGCTCGCGCTCGACCTTGCCGGCGCGTCGCGGGACTGTTGGCGCTTCTTCGAGCTGCTGTTCTCCGCTTCGCCGAGAGTGCTTGTCGTGCGTCAGCTGGCGACCGAGCTGGGCGTGCTGCCGAGCACGCTGCTCAGCAGGTTCTTCCGCGCCCACCTGCCGGCTCCCAAGCGGTATCTCTCGCTGGCGCGGCTGATTCGCGCGGCGAAGCTGTTCGAGAACGCGGGCTTCTCGGTCGCGAACGTGGCCAACCATCTCGAGTACTCCTCGCCGCAGAGCTTCGGCCGGCACGTGCGCACGGTGATGAACATGTCGCCCGTGCAGTTCCGGAAGTCGTTCGACGCCGAAAAGATGACCATCTTCTTCCGCGAGGAGCTGGTCCTCCCGTACCGCGAGGTGCTGCGGACGTTCTCGCCCGTGGCGGTCCGCCCGCCCTGGATCCGCGACCCGCGGAACTTCAGGCCGCGGTACCAGGCAACGAGCTGA